Proteins co-encoded in one Salvelinus sp. IW2-2015 linkage group LG17, ASM291031v2, whole genome shotgun sequence genomic window:
- the mafba gene encoding transcription factor MafB: protein MSAELSMGPELPNSPLALEYVNDFDLMKFDVKKEGLAGLERAGVRQCTRLQPQGSVSSTPISTPCSSVPSSPSFSPTEQKNHLEELYWMPNGGYHQQIDPQTLSLTPEDAVEALIGATAHGHPPPQHVQQQLQQGAFDGYRGPHQHHNHHGHPQQHHHPYGGGIPHHPDDLSGHPGGLSHPHTQHHHHHHSQDPDSPSPVSPDSHQALHHHRHHHHHGHSGQGHHGSGNVEDRFSDDQLVSMSVRELNRHLRGFTKDDVIRLKQKRRTLKNRGYAQSCRYKRVQQKHVLENEKTHLIDQVEALKAEINRLARERDAYKLKCEKLTGTGANNGIREAGSRPTSDNPSSPEFFM, encoded by the coding sequence ATGAGCGCAGAGCTGAGCATGGGCCCTGAGCTCCCCAACAGCCCTCTGGCTCTGGAATACGTCAACGACTTTGACCTAATGAAGTTCGACGTGAAGAAAGAAGGTCTGGCCGGGCTGGAACGCGCCGGGGTGCGCCAGTGCACTCGGCTCCAGCCCCAGGGCTCTGTGTCCTCCACCCCGATCAGCACACCATGTAGCTCGGTACCCTCCTCGCCCAGCTTCAGCCCCACAGAGCAGAAGAACCATCTGGAGGAGCTGTACTGGATGCCCAACGGCGGGTACCACCAGCAGATCGATCCACAGACGCTCAGCCTGACCCCGGAGGACGCAGTGGAGGCCCTGATCGGAGCCACGGCCCACGGCCACCCCCCACCCCAGCACGTccagcagcagctgcagcagggcGCCTTCGATGGCTACAGAGGGCCTCACCAACACCACAACCATCATGGCCATCCCCAGCAGCACCATCATCCCTATGGGGGAGGCATCCCACACCACCCTGATGACCTTTCTGGACACCCGGGGGGTCTCAGCCACCCCCAcacccagcaccaccaccaccaccacagccagGACCCAGACAGCCCGTCCCCCGTCTCTCCAGACTCTCACCAAGCCCTccaccaccaccgccaccatcaccaccacggCCACTCGGGCCAGGGGCACCATGGCTCAGGCAACGTGGAGGACCGCTTCTCTGACGACCAGCTGGTGTCCATGTCTGTGAGGGAGCTGAACAGACACCTGCGGGGATTCACCAAGGACGATGTCATCCGCCTCAAGCAGAAGAGGCGGACCCTGAAGAACCGGGGCTACGCACAGTCCTGCCGTTACAAGCGGGTGCAGCAGAAGCACGTGCTGGAGAATGAGAAGACTCATCTGATAGACCAGGTGGAGGCGCTCAAGGCGGAGATCAACCGGCTGGCACGCGAGAGGGACGCCTACAAACTCAAGTGCGAGAAACTGACGGGAACGGGAGCGAATAACGGGATCCGCGAGGCTGGGTCTAGGCCTACTAGTGACAACCCGTCATCCCCAGAGTTTTTCATGTGA